The Vibrio navarrensis genome has a segment encoding these proteins:
- the purL gene encoding phosphoribosylformylglycinamidine synthase, translating into MRILRGSPALSEFRVNKLLELCREQALPVSGIYAEFMHFADLKTELDAQELEKLEKLLTYGPTIQEHEPQGLLLLVTPRPGTISPWSSKATDIAHNCGLASIKRLERGTAYYVESETALTDAQVTTLKALLHDRMMEVVFTELDAAQALFSVAEPAPMTQVDILSGGRVALEEANVSLGLALAEDEIDYLVENFIKLDRNPNDIELMMFAQANSEHCRHKIFNADWTIDGVDQDKSLFKMIKNTFETTPDHVLSAYKDNAAVMTGSKVGRFFPDPDSRQYTYHHEDAHILMKVETHNHPTAISPWPGASTGSGGEIRDEGATGIGGKPKAGLVGFTVSNLRIPNFVQPWESDFGKPSRIVSALDIMIEGPLGGAAFNNEFGRPNLLGYFRTYEEKVTSHAGEEIRGYHKPIMIAGGMGNIRDEHVQKKEIPVGAKLIVLGGPAMNIGLGGGAASSMASGQSAEDLDFASVQRENPEMERRCQEVIDRCWQLGDANPIAFIHDVGAGGISNALPELVNDGDRGGKFQLRDVPNDEPGMSPLEIWCNESQERYVLAVAPENMEMFDAICKRERAPYAVVGVATEERHLTLEDSHFDNMPIDMPMDILLGKPPKMHREATTLKVTSPAIDRSGIELNEAVDRVLRLPAVAEKTFLITIGDRTVTGLVARDQMVGPWQVPVANCAVTAASYDTYHGEAMSMGERTPVALLDFGASARLAVGESLTNIAATDIGDIKHIKLSANWMSPAGHPGEDAGLYEAVKAVGEELCPALGLTIPVGKDSMSMKTKWNENGENKEVTSPLSLVITAFARVEDVRKTITPQLRTPATMERLGETSLLLVDLGNGQNRLGATALAQVYKQLGDKPADVDNADQLKGFFDAIQTLVRSDKLVAYHDKGDGGLFVTLAEMAFAGHCGVKANIETLGDDVLAALFNEELGAVIQVKNDELNVVMATLAAHGLADCSHLIGQVEASDNFVITSGDEILLERSRTELRTIWAETTHKMQAMRDNPACADQEFAAKKDNSDPGLNVSLSFDVNQDVAAPYIAASMINTGAKPKMAILREQGVNSHVEMAAAFDRAGFDAVDIHMSDILTGQAVLDEYQGLVACGGFSYGDVLGAGEGWAKSVLFNAQAREQFEQFFNRQDTFSLGVCNGCQMLSNLKELIPGADLWPRFVRNESERFEARFSLVEVQKSDSVFFDGMAGSRMPIAVSHGEGRVEVRDEAHLNAIEQSGTVAVRFVDNFGQPTQQYPNNPNGSPNAITGLITKDGRVTIMMPHPERVFRTVANSWHPDNWGENGAWMRMFQNARKNLG; encoded by the coding sequence ATGAGAATTTTGCGTGGCTCCCCAGCTCTTTCTGAGTTTCGTGTTAACAAACTACTGGAACTTTGTCGTGAACAAGCCCTGCCTGTGAGCGGTATTTACGCTGAGTTCATGCACTTTGCCGACCTCAAAACCGAGTTAGATGCTCAGGAACTGGAAAAGTTAGAGAAGCTGCTGACTTACGGTCCAACCATTCAAGAACACGAGCCACAGGGTTTACTCCTGCTGGTGACGCCTCGTCCGGGCACTATTTCTCCTTGGTCTTCTAAAGCAACCGACATTGCGCACAACTGTGGCCTGGCGTCGATCAAACGTCTGGAACGCGGCACGGCATACTACGTTGAGAGCGAAACGGCGCTGACTGACGCGCAGGTAACCACTCTGAAAGCCTTGCTTCACGATCGCATGATGGAAGTGGTGTTCACGGAACTCGACGCGGCACAAGCGCTATTCAGTGTGGCAGAACCCGCGCCAATGACTCAGGTGGATATCCTCTCTGGTGGTCGTGTTGCGCTAGAAGAAGCCAACGTTTCCCTTGGTCTAGCTCTGGCGGAAGATGAAATTGATTACTTGGTGGAGAACTTCATCAAGCTGGATCGTAACCCGAATGACATCGAGCTGATGATGTTTGCTCAGGCAAACTCTGAGCACTGCCGACACAAAATTTTCAATGCGGATTGGACGATCGACGGTGTTGATCAGGACAAATCGCTGTTCAAGATGATCAAGAACACCTTCGAAACCACGCCGGATCACGTGCTGTCTGCTTACAAAGATAACGCAGCGGTGATGACCGGTTCGAAAGTCGGCCGTTTCTTCCCTGATCCGGACTCGCGTCAATACACTTACCACCACGAAGATGCCCACATTCTGATGAAAGTGGAAACGCACAACCACCCAACGGCGATTTCGCCTTGGCCAGGTGCGTCAACAGGTAGCGGCGGTGAAATTCGTGATGAAGGCGCAACGGGTATCGGCGGTAAGCCAAAAGCGGGTCTGGTGGGCTTTACGGTATCTAACCTGCGCATCCCTAACTTCGTTCAGCCTTGGGAAAGTGATTTTGGTAAACCAAGCCGCATCGTCAGCGCGCTGGATATCATGATTGAAGGTCCTCTGGGCGGCGCGGCATTCAACAACGAATTTGGTCGTCCAAACCTGCTGGGTTACTTCCGTACTTATGAAGAGAAAGTCACCTCACACGCGGGTGAAGAGATCCGTGGTTACCACAAGCCAATCATGATTGCTGGCGGTATGGGTAACATTCGTGACGAACACGTACAGAAAAAAGAAATCCCGGTTGGCGCGAAACTGATCGTGCTGGGCGGTCCGGCGATGAACATCGGCCTGGGCGGCGGTGCGGCGTCTTCCATGGCGTCGGGTCAGTCGGCAGAAGATTTGGATTTTGCTTCAGTACAACGTGAAAACCCAGAGATGGAACGTCGTTGTCAGGAAGTGATCGACCGCTGCTGGCAACTGGGCGATGCGAACCCAATCGCGTTTATCCACGATGTGGGCGCGGGTGGTATCTCGAACGCACTGCCTGAGCTAGTTAACGACGGCGATCGTGGCGGTAAATTCCAACTGCGTGACGTGCCAAACGATGAACCGGGCATGAGCCCGCTGGAAATCTGGTGTAACGAATCGCAAGAGCGTTATGTGCTGGCGGTTGCGCCGGAGAACATGGAGATGTTTGATGCCATCTGTAAGCGTGAGCGCGCACCTTATGCAGTGGTGGGCGTGGCGACGGAAGAGCGTCATCTGACTCTGGAAGACAGCCACTTCGATAACATGCCAATCGATATGCCGATGGACATTCTGCTTGGCAAGCCGCCGAAAATGCACCGTGAAGCGACCACGCTGAAAGTGACCAGCCCGGCGATTGACCGCAGCGGTATCGAACTCAATGAAGCGGTGGATCGCGTGCTGCGTCTGCCGGCTGTGGCTGAGAAAACCTTCCTGATCACCATCGGTGACCGCACCGTGACGGGTCTGGTGGCTCGTGACCAGATGGTTGGTCCTTGGCAGGTGCCAGTGGCCAACTGCGCGGTAACGGCAGCAAGCTACGACACTTACCACGGTGAAGCGATGTCGATGGGTGAGCGCACTCCTGTCGCTCTGCTTGACTTCGGCGCATCGGCGCGTCTGGCGGTGGGTGAGTCTCTGACCAACATCGCGGCGACGGATATCGGCGATATCAAACACATCAAACTGTCAGCGAACTGGATGTCTCCAGCCGGTCACCCGGGTGAAGATGCGGGTCTGTACGAAGCGGTGAAAGCTGTGGGTGAAGAGCTGTGTCCGGCGCTGGGCCTGACCATTCCTGTTGGTAAAGACTCGATGTCGATGAAGACCAAGTGGAACGAGAACGGCGAAAACAAAGAAGTGACCTCGCCGCTGTCGCTCGTCATCACAGCGTTTGCGCGTGTGGAAGATGTGCGTAAGACCATCACACCACAACTGCGTACGCCTGCTACCATGGAAAGACTGGGTGAAACGTCTTTGCTGCTGGTGGATCTGGGTAACGGTCAGAATCGTCTCGGCGCGACGGCACTGGCGCAAGTGTACAAGCAGTTGGGTGACAAGCCAGCGGATGTGGACAACGCCGATCAACTGAAAGGCTTCTTCGATGCGATACAAACGTTGGTTCGCAGCGACAAACTCGTGGCTTACCACGATAAAGGCGACGGTGGTCTGTTTGTCACCCTGGCTGAAATGGCGTTCGCGGGTCACTGTGGTGTGAAAGCTAACATTGAAACGCTGGGTGACGACGTGCTGGCGGCGCTGTTCAACGAAGAGTTGGGTGCGGTGATTCAGGTTAAGAACGATGAACTGAATGTGGTAATGGCCACGCTGGCGGCTCATGGTCTGGCGGATTGTTCACATCTGATTGGTCAGGTAGAAGCGTCAGACAATTTCGTTATCACCTCAGGTGATGAGATTCTGCTTGAGCGCTCACGCACTGAACTGCGTACCATCTGGGCCGAGACCACGCACAAGATGCAAGCGATGCGCGACAACCCAGCGTGTGCCGATCAAGAATTTGCGGCGAAAAAAGACAACTCAGACCCAGGTCTGAATGTGTCACTGAGCTTTGATGTCAACCAAGATGTTGCGGCACCTTACATTGCAGCTTCGATGATCAATACCGGCGCGAAGCCTAAGATGGCGATTCTGCGTGAGCAGGGCGTGAACTCACACGTTGAAATGGCGGCTGCGTTTGACCGTGCGGGTTTTGACGCAGTCGACATTCACATGAGCGACATTCTGACCGGTCAAGCGGTGCTGGATGAGTACCAAGGTCTGGTCGCGTGTGGTGGCTTCTCCTACGGTGACGTGCTGGGCGCGGGTGAAGGTTGGGCGAAATCGGTGCTGTTCAATGCGCAGGCTCGCGAACAGTTCGAGCAGTTCTTCAACCGTCAGGACACGTTCTCGCTAGGTGTGTGTAACGGTTGTCAAATGCTGTCTAACCTGAAAGAACTGATCCCGGGTGCAGACTTGTGGCCACGTTTCGTGCGCAACGAATCGGAGCGTTTTGAAGCGCGCTTTAGCCTGGTTGAAGTGCAGAAGTCAGATTCTGTGTTCTTCGATGGCATGGCGGGCTCTCGTATGCCGATTGCGGTCTCTCACGGTGAAGGTCGCGTGGAAGTTCGCGATGAAGCGCACCTCAATGCGATTGAACAATCTGGTACGGTTGCAGTCCGTTTCGTGGATAACTTCGGTCAGCCGACGCAGCAATACCCGAACAACCCGAACGGCTCGCCAAATGCGATTACCGGTCTGATAACCAAAGACGGCCGTGTCACCATCATGATGCCGCACCCAGAGCGTGTCTTCCGCACTGTGGCGAACTCATGGCACCCAGATAACTGGGGTGAAAATGGTGCCTGGATGCGTATGTTCCAAAACGCGCGTAAGAATCTCGGTTAA
- a CDS encoding DUF3622 domain-containing protein: protein MSKNKKFAIRVTEKREGWAAEITRQVTSRKTVVSKRQMGFESEALAQAWAEKELAEFVQNQVVRNERKGQMRKEREAEALSAKIRKAELRRTRDAEMDDEEDDEA from the coding sequence ATGTCGAAAAACAAAAAATTTGCTATCCGCGTAACTGAAAAACGTGAAGGTTGGGCGGCAGAGATCACTCGTCAAGTGACATCTCGTAAGACAGTTGTCTCCAAGCGCCAAATGGGTTTTGAAAGTGAAGCGCTGGCTCAAGCTTGGGCGGAAAAAGAGCTGGCTGAGTTTGTGCAAAACCAAGTTGTTCGTAACGAGCGCAAAGGCCAAATGCGTAAGGAACGTGAAGCGGAAGCGCTAAGCGCGAAAATTCGTAAAGCTGAATTACGCCGCACACGTGACGCCGAAATGGATGATGAAGAAGACGACGAAGCGTAA
- a CDS encoding succinylglutamate desuccinylase/aspartoacylase family protein yields the protein MVRNKKNKIFEILGHKIKPGQREEIELDAAQLYTHSPLSIPIEVINGRYAGPVIMVNAAIHGDELNGVEIVRQLINSLDPQKIRGTVIAVPIVNVFGFIHKSRYLPDRRDLNRCFPGSEKGALASRMAHTFFNNVALRADYIIDLHTGAIHRTNLPQIRANLSNPETLKIAKVFAAPVIVDSALRDGSLRSEAEKCQIPVLTYEAGEALRFDPLSISAGVHGVKRVMQSIGMLRASRKRFPDPVIAKSTSWVRASGNGILRTVVNLGAKVEKGETLAYISSPLGHDEVELLAPKGGIVIGQQTLPLVNEGDAIFHIAYFRQDDDSVEQVVESYIEELVDADADTITTGQIPL from the coding sequence ATGGTTCGCAATAAGAAAAATAAGATATTTGAGATTTTGGGGCACAAGATCAAACCGGGGCAGAGAGAAGAGATCGAGTTAGATGCCGCTCAGCTCTACACGCACTCACCACTGTCAATTCCAATTGAAGTGATCAACGGCCGCTATGCGGGACCGGTTATCATGGTCAACGCAGCCATTCACGGCGACGAACTCAATGGTGTGGAAATTGTTCGCCAGTTAATCAATAGTTTAGATCCACAAAAAATCCGTGGCACAGTGATTGCCGTGCCGATCGTCAACGTTTTTGGTTTCATTCACAAATCACGCTATTTGCCAGACAGACGCGATCTTAATCGCTGTTTTCCGGGCAGTGAGAAAGGGGCGCTGGCATCACGCATGGCTCATACATTTTTCAACAATGTAGCGCTAAGAGCGGACTACATTATCGATCTGCACACAGGTGCGATTCACCGCACCAACCTGCCGCAGATCCGCGCCAATCTCAGCAACCCCGAGACACTGAAGATCGCCAAAGTTTTTGCGGCCCCAGTGATCGTCGATTCTGCTCTGCGCGATGGCTCCCTTCGCTCGGAAGCAGAAAAGTGTCAAATTCCGGTTTTAACCTATGAAGCGGGTGAAGCGCTACGTTTTGATCCGCTTTCTATCAGCGCCGGTGTTCATGGTGTCAAACGGGTGATGCAGTCCATTGGCATGCTGCGCGCCAGCCGTAAACGCTTCCCTGATCCGGTGATTGCCAAATCAACCAGTTGGGTACGCGCTTCGGGCAACGGCATTCTGCGCACTGTGGTCAATCTCGGTGCCAAGGTAGAGAAAGGAGAAACACTTGCCTACATCAGCTCTCCCCTTGGTCATGATGAAGTTGAACTGCTAGCACCTAAAGGTGGGATTGTGATTGGCCAACAAACGCTACCTCTGGTGAATGAAGGCGATGCTATCTTCCATATTGCCTACTTCCGTCAAGACGATGACTCAGTAGAACAAGTGGTTGAAAGCTATATTGAAGAGTTGGTCGACGCCGACGCCGACACTATTACCACTGGGCAGATCCCGTTATAA
- a CDS encoding aminoacyl-histidine dipeptidase, translating into MSEFHSEISSLSPAPLWQFFDKICSIPHPSKHEEALAQYIVTWATEQGLEVHRDPTGNVFIKKPATAGMENKKGVVLQAHIDMVPQKNEDTDHDFTRDPIQPYIDGEWITAKGTTLGADNGIGMASCLAVLASSEIKHGPLEVLLTIDEEAGMTGAFGLEAGWLEGEILLNTDSEQEGEVYMGCAGGINAELFFDIQREALPQGYVARQLILKGLKGGHSGCDIHTGRGNANKLMARFLAGHANELDMRLIEFRGGSLRNAIPREAFVTVALPEENLSKLAKLFEFYTELLKSELGKVETNLVTFNQEASSDAQVLVMADQQRLIAALNACPNGVMRMSDEIEGVVETSLNVGVIKTEENKVSVLCLVRSLIDSGRTQVESMLKSVAELAGARIELSGAYPGWKPDADSEIMAIFRDMYQGIYGHKPNIMVIHAGLECGLFKKPYPQMDMVSFGPTIKFPHSPDEKVKIDTVQLYWDQMVALLEAIPEKA; encoded by the coding sequence GTGTCTGAATTCCATTCTGAAATCAGTAGTCTGTCCCCCGCTCCCCTTTGGCAGTTTTTCGACAAAATTTGTTCTATCCCTCATCCATCTAAACATGAAGAAGCGCTCGCGCAGTACATAGTGACTTGGGCAACGGAGCAAGGGTTAGAGGTTCACCGTGATCCAACGGGCAACGTATTTATTAAGAAACCAGCCACCGCGGGTATGGAAAACAAAAAAGGTGTTGTGCTACAAGCGCACATCGATATGGTTCCACAGAAGAATGAAGACACCGATCATGACTTTACCCGCGATCCTATCCAGCCATACATCGATGGTGAATGGATAACCGCAAAAGGCACCACGCTTGGCGCAGATAACGGCATCGGCATGGCCTCTTGCCTTGCTGTACTGGCATCAAGCGAGATCAAACACGGCCCACTTGAAGTGCTGCTGACCATTGATGAAGAAGCGGGCATGACTGGCGCATTTGGCCTTGAAGCAGGTTGGTTGGAAGGTGAGATTCTCCTCAACACCGACTCAGAGCAAGAAGGCGAAGTCTACATGGGCTGTGCGGGTGGCATTAATGCAGAGCTGTTTTTTGATATCCAACGTGAAGCGTTACCACAAGGTTATGTCGCCCGCCAGCTGATTCTTAAAGGGCTCAAAGGCGGCCACTCAGGCTGTGATATTCACACAGGTCGTGGCAACGCAAACAAACTGATGGCGCGCTTTTTAGCAGGCCATGCCAATGAACTCGACATGCGTCTGATTGAGTTCCGTGGTGGTAGCTTGAGAAATGCCATCCCTCGCGAGGCCTTTGTCACCGTTGCGCTGCCTGAGGAAAACCTCAGCAAACTGGCAAAACTGTTTGAGTTTTACACTGAGCTGCTCAAATCTGAGCTCGGTAAAGTGGAAACCAATTTGGTGACCTTTAATCAAGAAGCATCCAGCGACGCACAAGTCTTGGTGATGGCCGATCAACAGCGTTTGATTGCCGCGCTCAACGCTTGTCCAAATGGCGTAATGCGCATGAGTGATGAGATTGAAGGTGTGGTTGAAACATCGCTCAATGTCGGTGTGATCAAAACCGAAGAGAATAAAGTAAGCGTATTGTGTCTGGTTCGTTCGCTGATCGATTCAGGCCGTACTCAAGTGGAAAGCATGCTGAAATCAGTCGCAGAGCTTGCCGGAGCACGTATTGAACTTTCTGGCGCTTACCCAGGTTGGAAGCCAGACGCCGATTCTGAAATCATGGCGATTTTCCGCGACATGTACCAAGGCATTTACGGCCACAAACCGAATATTATGGTGATCCACGCAGGTCTGGAATGTGGTCTGTTTAAAAAACCTTATCCTCAAATGGACATGGTTTCTTTCGGTCCAACGATTAAGTTCCCTCATTCACCTGATGAGAAAGTGAAGATTGACACCGTCCAACTTTACTGGGATCAAATGGTTGCGCTATTGGAAGCTATTCCAGAAAAAGCGTAA
- a CDS encoding NCS2 family permease: MLERLFKLSENGTNVRTEIIAGVTTFLTMAYIIFVNPAILADAGMDRGAVFVATCLAAAIGCFIMGLWANYPIAQAPGMGLNAFFTYAVVLGMGYTWQVALAAVFVSGVLFILLSIFKIREWIINSIPLSLRTGISAGIGLFLAFIALKNAGIVVDNPATLVSLGHITSLAPVLASVGFFLTIALVHRGVKGAVMIAILAVTGLGLVFGDVQWAGVMSTPPSIAPTFLQLDFSAVFEVGMISVVFAFLFVDLFDTAGTLVGVATKADLIEKDGKIPRLNKALLADSTATSVGALLGTSNTTSYIESVSGVAAGGRTGLTAVVVGVLFLLALFFSPLAGMIPAYATAGALFYVAILMLSGLVSIDWRDLTEAAPVVVTCLLMPLTFSIAEGISLGFIAYAAIKLFSGKGRDVSLSVWVMAAIFIVKYLFA; this comes from the coding sequence ATGCTCGAAAGGCTATTTAAACTCAGTGAAAATGGCACCAATGTGCGCACTGAGATCATCGCAGGTGTCACCACCTTTTTAACGATGGCTTACATCATTTTTGTTAACCCAGCGATTCTTGCCGATGCAGGAATGGATCGTGGAGCAGTATTTGTTGCAACCTGTCTTGCTGCAGCGATTGGTTGTTTCATTATGGGCTTGTGGGCGAACTATCCGATCGCGCAAGCACCTGGCATGGGCCTGAATGCCTTCTTTACCTACGCGGTGGTGTTAGGCATGGGCTACACTTGGCAAGTCGCGCTGGCGGCGGTGTTTGTCTCTGGTGTGCTGTTCATCTTATTGAGTATTTTTAAGATCCGTGAGTGGATCATCAACTCCATTCCACTTTCATTGAGAACGGGTATTTCAGCGGGTATCGGGCTGTTCTTGGCTTTCATTGCCCTGAAAAATGCAGGTATTGTTGTTGACAACCCAGCAACGCTGGTTTCTCTCGGTCATATTACTTCTCTGGCTCCCGTTCTTGCTTCTGTTGGTTTCTTCCTCACTATCGCCTTAGTACATCGCGGTGTTAAAGGTGCGGTAATGATCGCTATCCTGGCGGTAACCGGATTGGGCCTGGTTTTTGGCGATGTGCAATGGGCTGGTGTGATGTCAACACCGCCAAGTATTGCTCCGACTTTCTTACAGCTAGATTTCTCCGCGGTATTTGAAGTTGGCATGATTTCGGTCGTGTTTGCTTTCCTTTTTGTTGACCTGTTTGATACTGCCGGCACCTTGGTTGGTGTCGCAACCAAAGCTGACCTGATCGAAAAAGATGGTAAGATCCCTCGTCTGAACAAAGCACTGCTAGCGGACTCGACGGCAACTTCGGTTGGCGCACTGCTAGGTACTTCAAACACCACCTCGTATATCGAAAGCGTCTCTGGAGTAGCCGCTGGCGGTCGTACTGGTTTGACAGCGGTCGTGGTGGGTGTGCTGTTCCTGTTGGCACTGTTCTTCTCTCCTCTCGCGGGCATGATCCCAGCTTATGCGACAGCGGGAGCGCTGTTCTACGTGGCAATCTTGATGCTTTCGGGTCTAGTGAGCATTGATTGGCGCGATCTCACTGAAGCGGCGCCAGTGGTAGTAACCTGCCTGCTGATGCCCTTAACGTTCTCTATCGCGGAAGGTATTTCGCTTGGCTTTATCGCTTATGCCGCCATTAAGTTGTTCAGTGGTAAAGGGCGCGATGTCTCTTTGAGTGTGTGGGTGATGGCGGCGATCTTTATCGTTAAGTATCTTTTCGCTTAA
- the tet(34) gene encoding oxytetracycline resistance phosphoribosyltransferase domain-containing protein Tet(34) yields the protein MSNKFVITWDAMQTYCRKLAEQQMPAEQWKGIWAVSRGGLVPGAILARELGIRYVDTICISSYDHDHQRDMTVIKAPEGDGEGYLIVEDLVDSGDTARKLREMYPKAKLIAVCAKPSGKALLDDYVVDIAQDTWIEQPWDMALSYAEPVNRKQK from the coding sequence ATGAGCAACAAATTCGTTATTACTTGGGATGCCATGCAAACTTACTGCCGCAAACTGGCTGAGCAACAAATGCCAGCAGAGCAGTGGAAAGGTATCTGGGCCGTGAGTCGCGGTGGTTTGGTTCCTGGTGCTATCTTGGCACGTGAGTTGGGTATTCGCTACGTCGACACGATTTGCATCTCTAGCTACGATCATGATCACCAGCGTGACATGACCGTCATCAAAGCGCCAGAAGGCGATGGTGAAGGCTATTTGATCGTTGAAGATTTGGTCGATAGCGGTGATACAGCACGTAAGTTGCGTGAAATGTATCCAAAAGCGAAATTGATTGCTGTGTGTGCCAAGCCATCAGGTAAAGCGCTGCTCGATGACTACGTTGTTGATATTGCACAAGATACATGGATTGAACAACCTTGGGATATGGCGCTCTCTTATGCAGAGCCAGTCAATCGCAAGCAAAAGTAA
- the frsA gene encoding esterase FrsA: protein MSEEETSKNLSETLFVKHKQAKETSALTQYMPTSQSLLDEQKAKTGYAWYRNLRRLQWVWQGVDPIEQEQVLASIASSKHSRTDEQWLDTVMGYHSGNWAYEWTKLGMLHQKRAAEMAKEKAAEELFSASLCYSIAGYPHLKNDNLALQAQVLANRAYLEAAEKSQYIIKQLEIPYEKGTIVAHLHLTNTDKPHPVVIVSAGLDSLQTDMWRLFRDHLAKHDIAMLTVDMPSVGYSAKWPLTEDYSCLHQAVLNELFSIPYVDHHRVGLIGFRFGGNTMVRLSFLEQEKIKACVTLGAPIHHVFASPQKLQSMPKMYLDVLASRLGKNVVDIYSLSGQMAAWSLKVQGFLSSRKTKVPILAMSLEGDPVSPHSDNQLVALYSNYGKAKQISAKTITQGYEQSLDLAIKWLEDELLR from the coding sequence ATGTCTGAAGAAGAAACCAGCAAAAACTTGTCTGAAACTCTGTTTGTGAAGCATAAACAGGCGAAAGAAACCTCGGCATTAACTCAATATATGCCAACCAGCCAGTCACTGCTGGACGAACAGAAAGCCAAAACGGGTTACGCTTGGTATCGCAACTTGCGCCGTTTGCAGTGGGTATGGCAAGGCGTTGATCCTATAGAGCAAGAGCAAGTTTTGGCCTCTATCGCCTCTTCAAAACATTCCCGTACGGACGAGCAGTGGCTGGATACCGTCATGGGTTATCACAGTGGTAACTGGGCTTATGAGTGGACAAAACTGGGGATGTTGCATCAAAAGCGAGCCGCTGAGATGGCCAAGGAAAAGGCAGCAGAAGAGCTGTTTTCGGCCTCACTCTGCTACAGCATTGCCGGATATCCTCACCTTAAAAACGACAATTTAGCCCTGCAAGCTCAGGTGCTGGCCAATCGCGCTTATCTCGAAGCCGCCGAGAAGAGCCAATACATCATTAAACAACTGGAGATCCCTTACGAAAAGGGCACCATTGTTGCTCATCTGCATTTGACTAATACCGATAAACCGCATCCGGTGGTGATCGTCAGTGCGGGTCTCGACAGCTTGCAAACCGATATGTGGCGACTGTTTCGTGATCATCTGGCTAAACATGACATTGCCATGCTGACGGTAGACATGCCGTCCGTCGGCTACAGCGCCAAATGGCCGTTAACCGAGGACTACAGTTGTCTGCATCAAGCCGTATTGAATGAACTGTTTTCCATTCCTTATGTGGACCACCACCGTGTTGGCCTGATTGGATTTCGTTTTGGTGGCAACACTATGGTGCGCTTATCTTTCCTTGAGCAGGAAAAAATCAAAGCGTGTGTGACGCTCGGTGCACCGATTCATCATGTATTTGCTTCACCGCAAAAACTGCAAAGCATGCCGAAGATGTATCTCGATGTCCTCGCTTCGAGGCTTGGCAAAAATGTCGTGGATATTTACAGCCTCTCCGGGCAAATGGCGGCGTGGTCTTTAAAAGTGCAAGGGTTCCTTTCAAGCCGCAAAACCAAAGTGCCAATCTTGGCAATGAGTTTAGAAGGCGACCCCGTTTCTCCCCATTCAGACAATCAGTTAGTTGCGCTTTACAGCAATTATGGCAAAGCGAAGCAAATTAGCGCCAAAACAATTACACAAGGATATGAGCAATCCCTCGATTTGGCGATAAAGTGGCTGGAAGATGAACTATTAAGGTGA